One genomic region from Gossypium hirsutum isolate 1008001.06 chromosome D13, Gossypium_hirsutum_v2.1, whole genome shotgun sequence encodes:
- the LOC107919966 gene encoding uncharacterized protein isoform X1: protein MLIGSKLRQEVNGIIEEAKETEFCSCINQYQTLSFAIGCINCLRKRVINLLCHKGLKATLCVSKWKHTKNYPAGSHEYIEVMASTQGRKKQIPLVIELEFRDQFEIAKACDEYMKLVDKLPLCYVGKTEYLNPIVGVMCDAAKRSMEEKKLHMGPWRKRSFMQMKWSSTSERRSLNDEPSRQLLHQSCSKSSKPAAAGIISKRKLDNSC, encoded by the exons ATGTTAATAGGTTCCAAGTTACGGCAAGAAGTTAATGGAATAATAGAGGAGGCCAAAGAGACGGAGTTTTGTAGCTGCATTAATCAATATCAAACCTTAAGCTTTGCTATTGGTTGCATCAACTGCTTGCGCAAGAGAGTTATAAATCTGCTTTGTCACAAAGGCCTTAAGGCCACTCTCTGTGTTTCTAAGTGGAAACACACCAAAAACTATCCTGCAG GGTCACATGAATACATCGAGGTGATGGCAAGCACACAAGGGCGAAAGAAGCAAATCCCACTCGTAATCGAATTGGAATTCAGGGACCAATTCGAGATCGCGAAAGCATGCGACGAGTACATGAAACTGGTAGACAAATTACCGTTGTGTTACGTAGGCAAAACTGAGTACCTCAACCCTATCGTGGGAGTGATGTGCGATGCTGCCAAAAGGTCAATGGAGGAGAAGAAACTGCATATGGGTCCTTGGAGAAAGCGAAGCTTCATGCAGATGAAATGGTCTAGTACTTCCGAGCGACGATCCCTTAACGACGAACCTTCGAGGCAACTACTTCATCAATCTTGCTCAAAATCTTCCAAACCTGCTGCCGCAGGAATCATTTCCAAACGAAAACTTGACAATTCTTGCTGA
- the LOC107919966 gene encoding uncharacterized protein isoform X2, with protein sequence MGKLIEEKALDQKLNGHQHRDRDHARQKPGLNNNYNNKSLEEKVSEFLYNDFAESDGNWVNDATTDGYGSDGNESNDSIQHTLYWESSRPCFSQHRFLTSDTGFHHPFFYVLISEQ encoded by the exons ATGGGTAAGCTCATAGAAGAGAAGGCTCTTGATCAGAAATTGAATGGCCATCAGCATCGTGATCGTGATCATGCTCGTCAAAAACCTGGgcttaataataattataataataaaagccTTGAAGAGAAAGTTTCAGAGTTTTTGTACAATGATTTTGCAGAATCAGATGGTAATTGGGTTAATGATGCAACAACCGATGGCTATGGATCAGATGGTAATGAATCCAATGATTCTATCCAACACACCCTTTACTGGGAATCCAGCAGGCCTTGCTTCAG CCAACACCGATTCTTAACATCAGACACCGGCTTTCATCATCcttttttctatgttttgattTCGGAGCAATAA